One Diospyros lotus cultivar Yz01 chromosome 1, ASM1463336v1, whole genome shotgun sequence genomic window carries:
- the LOC127810647 gene encoding F-box protein At5g46170-like, with the protein MDLGQGGGGETDQFDRLPDALLRLIFNRLKDAESLTRCSLVCKRFASVVPQVDAVVVRLPPKTNNRSHRDRDHQIVQSGGGSRNRFRNLIRRVITRPLLCLLQIITLKSSSCLPEDDDDYSLYYSPNQVLKNFEEIRLLRIELPGHVGEIGSNAGGDSLLRWRAEFGSELESCVVLGAKSLRKLSQTPKNTGEQQQLLLSDDELKLRVVWTISCLISASSRHYMLQEVVSEHRMLQRVVVSDKTNQGRLCMRTREQIEDLRSKLEVEEQANSTSDLSPAPGRTPVPALMMKLWYVPELELPESGRVMEAATLVVIKPVVGSKKVEKDRDLVRRVCNMEDEDEEEEHNDDDAAFGEAVREMMKKKQSYTLEMNSF; encoded by the coding sequence ATGGATTTGGggcaaggaggaggaggagaaactGACCAGTTCGATCGCTTACCCGATGCTCTTCTCCGCCTCATCTTCAACAGATTGAAGGATGCCGAATCCCTCACCCGATGCTCCTTGGTCTGCAAGCgtttcgcttccgttgttcCTCAAGTCGACGCCGTCGTTGTCAGGCTTCCTCCCAAGACCAATAACCGCTCTCATCGCGATCGCGATCATCAGATTGTTCAATCCGGCGGCGGATCTAGAAATCGTTTCAGGAATCTGATTCGTAGAGTCATCACGAGGCCGCTGCTGTGTCTTCTTCAAATTATTACTCTTAAATCCTCCTCGTGTCTCCCCGAGGACGACGACGATTATTCTTTGTACTATTCGCCCAATCAAGTTTTAAAGAACTTCGAGGAAATCCGGCTGTTGCGAATTGAGCTTCCCGGACATGTCGGCGAGATCGGATCCAACGCCGGCGGCGATTCGCTGCTCCGGTGGAGAGCCGAGTTTGGAAGCGAGCTCGAGAGCTGTGTGGTGCTCGGAGCCAAATCTCTGCGCAAGCTTTCACAAACTCCAAAGAACACCGGCGAACAACAGCAGTTGCTGCTGTCGGACGATGAGCTGAAGCTGCGAGTGGTCTGGACGATATCGTGCTTGATTTCTGCGTCCTCGAGGCATTACATGCTGCAGGAAGTGGTTTCGGAGCATCGGATGCTTCAGAGAGTGGTGGTTTCGGACAAGACTAACCAAGGGAGGCTGTGTATGAGAACCAGAGAACAGATTGAAGATCTGAGGAGCAAGCTTGAAGTCGAAGAGCAGGCGAATTCGACGTCGGATCTGTCGCCTGCGCCGGGAAGGACGCCGGTACCGGCGCTGATGATGAAGCTGTGGTATGTGCCGGAGTTGGAGTTGCCGGAGTCGGGGCGTGTGATGGAGGCGGCAACGCTGGTGGTGATAAAGCCCGTCGTCGGGTCCAAGAAGGTGGAGAAAGATCGTGATCTGGTGCGGAGAGTGTGTAATAtggaagacgaagacgaagaagaagaacataaCGACGACGATGCGGCGTTCGGCGAAGCCGTGagggagatgatgaagaagaaacagTCGTATACCCTGGAGATGAATTCGTTTTGA
- the LOC127787862 gene encoding cysteine proteinase inhibitor-like encodes MAKLGGIKEVGGSANSVEIDSLARFAVDEHNKKENALLEFGKVVNTKEQVVAGTMYYITLEAKDGTQKKVYEAKVWVKPWMNFKELQEFKLIGDAPAEPCA; translated from the exons ATGGCGAAGCTTGGAGGAATTAAGGAAGTGGGGGGCAGCGCCAACAGCGTAGAGATCGACAGCCTCGCGCGCTTCGCTGTCGATGAACACAACAAGAAAGAG AATGCGCTTCTCGAGTTTGGAAAAGTTGTGAATACGAAAGAGCAGGTTGTTGCTGGAACAATGTATTATATAACACTGGAGGCGAAAGATGGTACTCAGAAGAAAGTTTATGAGGCAAAGGTTTGGGTGAAGCCATGGATGAACTTCAAGGAGCTGCAAGAATTCAAGCTCATTGGTGATGCTCCTGCCGAGCCTTGTGCTTAG
- the LOC127787607 gene encoding uncharacterized protein LOC127787607 has protein sequence MDSARLLGLAVLLVVAVVVMASGNHRAWAKSCDDDVVGIAGECKQYVMKGGPSAEAPSPACCAALQKADMPCVCKKVTPSIERFIDINKVLFVADSCAVPLPHGTKCGSITIPRA, from the exons ATGGATAGCGCTAGGTTGCTGGGGTTGGCAGTACTACTGGTGGTGGCTGTAGTAGTCATGGCATCCGGGAACCACCGGGCTTGGGCGAAAAGCTGCGACGACGACGTTGTTGGAATAGCGGGAGAGTGCAAGCAGTACGTGATGAAGGGAGGGCCGTCGGCGGAGGCGCCATCTCCGGCTTGCTGCGCCGCGCTGCAGAAGGCAGACATGCCCTGCGTCTGCAAGAAGGTGACGCCCTCCATCGAGCGCTTCATCGACATCAACAAGGTCCTCTTCGTCGCTGATTCCTGCGCCGTACCCCTCCCCCACGGCACTAAATGTGGca GTATTACCATCCCCAGGGCATGA
- the LOC127791903 gene encoding beta-glucosidase 12-like, translated as MGPLSRRYQLLLLCFLIVVQRAVTASTDPSWPASAPLKRSSFPHGFLFGTASASYQYEGGAKEGGRGPSIWDTFTHKYPGKIKDGSNGDVAIDSYHRYKEDVGIMKEMGLDAYRFSISWSRILPRGKLSGGVNKEGIKYYNNLINELLRKGIKPFVTLFHWDLPQALEDEYGGFLSPKIVDDYRDYAEVCFREFGDRVKHWITLNEPWSYTTAGYATGLFAPGRCSSWQQLNCTGGDSATEPYMVAHHLLLAHAAAVKLYRQKYQASQKGKIGITLISHWMVPFSEARLDRHAAQRALDFMFGWFMEPITRGDYPHSIRSLVGKRLPKFTKQQKEMVKGSMDFLGLNYYTANYAAHSPYSNQLHPSYLTDPLVNLTTERNGILIGAKAASDWLYVYPKGIYDILLYTKEKYNNPLIYITENGVDEVNNATLSLEEALMDYMRIEYYYSHLSFLLQAIKDGVNVKGYFAWSLLDNFEWASGYTVRFGINYVDYKNGLKRYPKLSAKWFQDFLKKKN; from the exons ATGGGGCCATTATCTCGTCGTTatcagcttcttcttctctgcttcTTGATTGTTGTTCAGAGAGCAGTTACGGCTTCGACAGATCCTTCATGGCCGGCTTCAGCGCCACTCAAACGCAGCAGTTTTCCACATGGTTTTCTCTTTGGGACGGCCTCAGCTTCTTATCAG TACGAAGGCGGAGCCAAGGAAGGTGGCAGGGGCCCAAGCATATGGGACACCTTCACTCATAAATAtccag GCAAAATAAAGGATGGCAGCAATGGAGATGTGGCCATTGATTCGTACCATCGATATAag GAAGATGTTGGGATTATGAAAGAAATGGGTCTGGATGCTTACAGATTCTCAATCTCATGGTCTCGAATATTACCCC GTGGAAAACTAAGCGGTGGAGTGAATAAAGAAGGGATTAAATACTATAATAACCTCATAAATGAGCTCCTAAGGAAAG GAATAAAGCCCTTTGTGACTCTATTCCATTGGGATCTTCCCCAAGCCCTGGAAGACGAATATGGTGGTTTTCTAAGTCCAAAAATTGT GGATGACTATCGAGATTATGCAGAAGTTTGCTTTAGAGAATTTGGTGATAGAGTGAAGCATTGGATCACATTGAACGAGCCATGGTCATATACCACGGCTGGGTATGCGACTGGTCTCTTTGCTCCGGGCCGATGCTCCTCTTGGCAGCAATTAAATTGCACCGGCGGAGACTCGGCGACGGAGCCATATATGGTGGCGCACCACCTGCTTCTGGCTCACGCGGCTGCAGTTAAACTGTACAGACAAAAATATCAG GCATCTCAAAAGGGCAAGATTGGAATTACACTGATCTCACATTGGATGGTGCCTTTCTCTGAAGCAAGGCTCGACCGGCATGCTGCACAAAGGGCCCTTGACTTCATGTTTGGCTG gtttatGGAGCCCATAACAAGGGGTGATTATCCGCATTCAATAAGAAGCCTTGTGGGGAAGAGGCTTCCAAAGTTCACAAAACAGCAGAAGGAGATGGTGAAAGGATCAATGGATTTTCTTGGACTCAACTATTACACTGCTAATTATGCCGCACATTCACCATACTCCAACCAACTTCACCCTAGTTATTTAACGGATCCTCTCGTTAATCTCACAA CTGAGCGGAATGGGATTCTCATTGGTGCAAag GCGGCTTCAGACTGGCTCTATGTTTACCCCAAAGGCATTTATGATATTCTTCTATAcacaaaggaaaaatataataatccgCTTATTTACATTACAGAGAATG GTGTTGACGAGGTGAACAATGCTACACTCTCACTTGAGGAAGCCCTTATGGACTACATGAGGATTGAATACTACTACAGCCACCTCTCCTTTCTTCTCCAAGCCATCAA GGATGGCGTTAATGTGAAAGGATACTTTGCATGGTCGCTACTGGACAATTTCGAATGGGCTTCAGGCTACACTGTTCGTTTCGGCATCAACTATGTAGACTACAAGAATGGTTTGAAAAGATATCCAAAACTTTCAGCCAAATGGTTCCAGGATTTcctcaagaagaagaattag
- the LOC127799166 gene encoding uncharacterized protein LOC127799166 yields the protein MFPSQWPAISPCRKKIRLKVFCFLDALKDLFSLDIQLPFLFDGDWEMSWLALLKWKRATLNTSLSEKDPEMSCLTLLKWKIARFSTNIESFVFFMATSILRNEHSRPYEEEEEEEEEEEEGDAINMMTEELRNRLGLAIELLIDASGRLCVLLNVLEKHMKLQNVTITDSMKQGKICASHKQLVELRNLTMTKAVASKVDDTEPELLVRYAYLPSLHLLKSGYVMKEATLVFVRQVDEVPRGDESDDHADGEILAGSFDGDEEGALSEAVEKIMESHKSWMTTASIEDML from the coding sequence ATGTTTCCGTCTCAGTGGCCCGCTATATCCCCTTGTCGGAAGAAGATCAGACTTAAAGTTTTTTGCTTCTTGGATGCACTCAAAGATCTTTTTTCTTTGGATATCCAGTTACCCTTTCTCTTTGACGGGGATTGGGAAATGTCATGGTTGGCACTGCTCAAATGGAAGAGAGCCACGTTGAACACCAGCCTCTCCGAGAAGGATCCGGAAATGTCATGTTTGACCTTACTTAAATGGAAGATAGCCAGGTTCAGCACTAACATTGaaagttttgtatttttcatGGCAACTTCCATTCTTAGAAATGAACATTCAAGGCCctacgaagaagaagaagaagaagaagaagaagaagaagaaggtgatgcAATAAATATGATGACAGAGGAGCTGAGAAACCGTCTTGGATTAGCAATAGAGTTATTAATTGATGCAAGTGGGAGGCTTTGTGTGCTTCTCAATGTTCTCGAGAAACACATGAAGCTTCAAAATGTCACGATTACAGATTCTATGAAACAAGGAAAGATCTGCGCATCCCATAAACAATTGGTGGAGTTGAGAAATTTGACAATGACAAAGGCAGTAGCGTCTAAAGTTGATGATACAGAACCAGAATTGCTGGTGAGATATGCTTATCTGCCATCATTGCATTTGCTGAAGTCTGGATATGTTATGAAGGAAGCCACTCTAGTTTTCGTCAGACAGGTTGATGAGGTGCCACGTGGTGATGAGAGTGATGATCATGCAGATGGTGAAATTTTAGCCGGTTCTTTTGACGGCGACGAGGAAGGGGCTCTTAGTGAAGCTGTGGAGAAAATCATGGAGAGCCACAAAAGTTGGATGACTACGGCATCCATAGAGGACATGCTTTAA